The DNA region GCTTAATCCGTTCAATTCTATAGGAGATAGGCTTAAAAGCAAGTGCGCTATTTTTCCCTACAGTGCCTCCACTTCAAATCGCCACGAAGGAGCGATGATCTCTTCCTGAGCGGCCACAAGGAGGATTTCCCTAGAACCTTCTAGTTCGGTTTTTTTGAGCAACCCATACACCGAAGCTGCTGCTTCGCCAAGGGCGGTTTTCACGCAACGTGTACGCAAATAATGCACAAAAAACAACGCCGAGATGATATCCCCCGCTCCATTAAGAGCAACATTAAGCTTGGGTGTACGCACCCGCCAAAACTCCCCATCCGCACCCGCCACCAAATCCAACGCGTCGTGCGGCGTTTCATCCAAATGCACCGAAGTGACTAGCACGATGCGCGGCCCTTTGGCCTGCACGGCCTTAATGGCCTCTTTGAGAGCCTTTACATGTAAAGCTTCCTGCCCCCAAAGGTACTCTAGTTCAAAATGATTGGGGGTGATAATGTCTGCGACCTTTAGCGCATGTTCGTTCATGAACTCAGGAATCCCTGGTCGCACAAAGATGC from Sulfurospirillum tamanense includes:
- the pdxY gene encoding pyridoxal kinase PdxY — encoded protein: MNILSIQSHVAYGHVGNAAAVFPLQRLGVEVWPIHTVQFSNHTGYGSWKGRVFDGHTVDELLEGLQEREVLGRCDGVLSGYMGSPDLGYAILSAVEQTKKANPKALYCCDPVIGDVGRGIFVRPGIPEFMNEHALKVADIITPNHFELEYLWGQEALHVKALKEAIKAVQAKGPRIVLVTSVHLDETPHDALDLVAGADGEFWRVRTPKLNVALNGAGDIISALFFVHYLRTRCVKTALGEAAASVYGLLKKTELEGSREILLVAAQEEIIAPSWRFEVEAL